Proteins encoded together in one Pseudobacteroides sp. window:
- a CDS encoding phenylacetate--CoA ligase, with protein MQYWNSTYECMPREELRKVQSERLVDIIKKIYHNVPFYRSKMQKQGIEPGDIKSVDDLKKLPFTYKQDLRDNYPYGLFAVPMSEIVRIHASSGTTGKQTVVGYTRKDIDTWAEVMARTLTSAGANRESFIQVAYGYGLFTGGLGAHYGAERVGASVIPISGGNTSRQLQIMKDFGTTHLACTPSYALYLAEALEEAGFKKGDLKLRAGVFGAEPWSENMRKEIEDRLGILAIDIYGLSEIIGPGVASECHCKVGMHIQEDHFIPEIINPDTEEVLPAGEKGELVFTTITKEGLPLIRYRTRDLTVLNTDTCDCGRTLTRMNKVTGRTDDMLIIRGVNVFPSQIESVLLEIGETAPHYLLIVDRMDNLDLLEVQVEMTPGLFSDEVKKIEEIEGKIRKGIESTLGINAKIRLVEPKTIERSEGKAKRVIDKRKM; from the coding sequence ATGCAATACTGGAATTCCACCTATGAGTGTATGCCAAGAGAAGAGTTAAGGAAGGTTCAGAGTGAGAGACTTGTTGATATAATAAAAAAGATATATCACAACGTACCCTTTTACAGATCAAAGATGCAGAAACAGGGCATAGAGCCTGGAGATATCAAATCTGTAGACGACCTAAAAAAGCTGCCGTTTACTTATAAACAGGATTTGAGAGACAATTACCCTTACGGCTTATTTGCAGTACCGATGAGTGAGATTGTAAGAATACATGCCTCTTCAGGTACTACCGGAAAGCAGACTGTTGTAGGGTATACCAGAAAGGACATAGATACCTGGGCTGAAGTAATGGCAAGGACTCTTACATCCGCAGGTGCCAACAGAGAATCCTTTATTCAGGTAGCTTACGGCTATGGTCTGTTTACAGGCGGACTTGGTGCACACTATGGTGCTGAGAGAGTAGGAGCATCCGTTATTCCTATATCAGGCGGAAATACTTCAAGGCAGCTCCAGATAATGAAGGATTTTGGAACAACGCATCTTGCTTGTACTCCATCATATGCCCTTTATCTTGCAGAGGCCCTTGAAGAAGCAGGCTTTAAAAAAGGTGATTTGAAGCTTCGGGCAGGGGTATTCGGTGCAGAGCCCTGGTCTGAAAATATGAGAAAAGAAATTGAAGACAGGCTTGGCATCTTAGCAATAGACATATACGGACTTAGCGAGATAATCGGACCTGGCGTGGCAAGCGAATGCCACTGCAAGGTAGGTATGCATATACAGGAGGACCATTTCATACCCGAAATAATTAACCCTGATACAGAAGAGGTTCTTCCTGCAGGGGAAAAGGGTGAACTAGTATTTACAACCATCACTAAAGAGGGTCTTCCTCTCATTAGATATAGAACAAGAGACCTTACAGTCCTCAATACTGATACCTGTGATTGCGGAAGGACTTTGACAAGAATGAATAAAGTTACAGGCAGAACAGACGACATGCTTATTATTAGAGGTGTAAACGTTTTCCCATCCCAGATTGAAAGCGTTCTGTTGGAGATTGGTGAAACAGCACCCCATTACCTGTTAATCGTTGACAGAATGGATAACCTGGACTTACTTGAGGTTCAGGTAGAAATGACTCCGGGACTGTTCTCCGATGAAGTCAAGAAGATTGAAGAGATTGAAGGAAAAATTAGAAAAGGTATTGAAAGCACTCTTGGAATCAATGCGAAAATAAGGCTTGTTGAACCAAAAACTATTGAAAGAAGCGAAGGTAAAGCAAAAAGGGTTATAGATAAGAGAAAAATGTAA
- a CDS encoding indolepyruvate oxidoreductase subunit beta has product MDKLNIMIVGVGGQGTLLASRILGNVAMKLSFDVKVSEVHGMAQRGGSVVTYVKFAKKVYSPIIEKGEADIILAFEKLEALRYVEYLKNGGSYIVNTQRIDPIPVILGKEKYPDSIVEKINGVVNKTIAVDALPMARECGNIKAVNVVLLGLLAKATGIDKEIWLESIRETVPPKLQEINFKAFEAGYALAV; this is encoded by the coding sequence ATGGATAAACTTAATATAATGATAGTTGGAGTTGGCGGACAGGGAACATTACTTGCCAGCAGGATTTTAGGAAATGTTGCGATGAAGTTGTCCTTTGATGTAAAGGTTTCTGAGGTTCATGGAATGGCTCAGAGGGGTGGAAGCGTTGTAACTTATGTGAAGTTTGCAAAAAAAGTTTATTCTCCTATTATCGAAAAGGGGGAAGCTGATATAATACTTGCCTTTGAGAAGTTGGAAGCATTAAGATATGTTGAATATCTTAAAAACGGAGGAAGCTATATAGTAAATACACAAAGGATTGATCCAATACCTGTAATATTAGGAAAGGAAAAATATCCTGACAGTATTGTCGAAAAAATAAATGGGGTTGTAAATAAGACTATAGCCGTGGATGCTTTACCTATGGCCAGAGAATGTGGAAATATCAAGGCTGTAAATGTTGTTCTGTTAGGTCTGTTAGCAAAGGCAACAGGTATTGACAAGGAAATATGGCTAGAGTCCATTCGAGAGACAGTGCCGCCTAAACTTCAGGAAATAAATTTCAAAGCATTTGAAGCTGGATATGCTCTTGCAGTATAA
- the iorA gene encoding indolepyruvate ferredoxin oxidoreductase subunit alpha, with amino-acid sequence MKKLMLGNEAVARGAYEAGVTVAAAYPGTPSTEITENIAKYDEIYAEWSPNEKVSLEVAIGASVAGARAICSMKHVGLNVAADPLFTASYTGVNGGLVIMVADDPGMHSSQNEQDSRFYARSSKVPMLEPSDSQECKDFVKEAFQISEKYDCPVIVRLSTRIAHSQSIVELSEKVDYKLKDYVKNPAKYVMMPAMARKRHVEVEKRMKLLREDSNTSFLNKIEWGSKDVGIITSGVAYQYAREAFGNVSYLKLGMVYPLPEKLISEFAKEVKTLYVIEELEPFIEDHILKMGIKVIGKERLPVIGELSAQIIKEKILDIKNDQGAKIEENVPVRPPVMCPGCPHRGMYYILKKQKLTVSGDIGCYTLGALPPTETMDMCVCMGSSVSGAHGFEKARGKEFGKKTVAVIGDSTFMHSGITGLIDIVYNKGNSTVIILDNSITGMTGHQHNPTTGFTIKNEPTRQVDLVKLANAVGIDRVRVVDPFNIKEVDKVVKEETSADEPSVIIAQRPCALLKGVKYDGPKKINMEKCKKCKLCFTIGCPALVNVGDHIEINDALCIGCELCTKLCNFGAIEKAGENNG; translated from the coding sequence ATGAAAAAACTAATGCTTGGTAACGAGGCAGTAGCAAGGGGAGCATACGAGGCTGGAGTAACAGTCGCTGCGGCTTATCCCGGAACGCCCAGTACAGAAATTACTGAAAATATTGCAAAATATGATGAGATTTATGCCGAGTGGTCGCCGAATGAAAAGGTTTCATTAGAGGTTGCCATAGGTGCATCGGTTGCAGGTGCACGTGCTATTTGTTCAATGAAGCATGTCGGACTTAATGTTGCAGCAGATCCATTGTTTACAGCATCCTACACAGGTGTAAACGGTGGGCTTGTGATTATGGTAGCGGATGATCCGGGTATGCACAGCTCACAGAATGAGCAGGATAGTAGATTTTATGCCAGGTCATCAAAGGTTCCTATGCTTGAACCGTCAGACAGTCAGGAATGCAAGGATTTTGTGAAGGAAGCCTTTCAAATCAGCGAAAAGTACGACTGCCCCGTTATAGTGAGGCTTTCAACAAGGATTGCTCATTCACAAAGTATTGTTGAACTTTCAGAAAAAGTTGACTATAAGTTAAAGGATTATGTTAAAAATCCTGCCAAGTATGTAATGATGCCTGCCATGGCTAGAAAAAGGCATGTTGAGGTAGAAAAGAGGATGAAGCTTTTAAGGGAAGACTCAAACACGTCTTTCTTAAATAAAATAGAATGGGGCAGCAAGGATGTTGGAATTATAACCAGCGGTGTTGCATACCAATATGCAAGGGAAGCTTTCGGGAATGTATCCTACCTCAAGCTGGGGATGGTTTATCCTCTTCCTGAAAAACTTATCAGTGAGTTTGCCAAGGAAGTCAAGACCCTCTATGTTATTGAAGAATTGGAGCCTTTTATTGAGGATCATATTTTAAAAATGGGCATTAAGGTAATAGGCAAGGAACGCCTGCCTGTTATTGGAGAATTAAGTGCACAAATAATAAAGGAAAAAATCCTTGATATTAAAAATGATCAAGGTGCAAAAATAGAAGAAAATGTTCCTGTCAGACCTCCTGTAATGTGTCCGGGATGTCCCCACAGAGGAATGTACTACATCCTTAAAAAACAAAAACTTACAGTTAGCGGTGATATAGGGTGTTATACATTAGGGGCACTTCCTCCGACAGAAACAATGGATATGTGTGTGTGTATGGGTTCTAGTGTAAGCGGTGCCCATGGATTTGAAAAGGCAAGGGGTAAGGAGTTCGGCAAAAAGACTGTTGCAGTTATAGGTGATTCCACATTTATGCATTCAGGTATTACAGGACTTATCGATATTGTTTACAATAAAGGAAATTCCACAGTCATAATATTGGATAACTCCATAACTGGTATGACCGGACACCAGCACAATCCTACAACAGGTTTTACAATTAAGAACGAGCCTACAAGACAGGTCGACCTTGTAAAACTGGCAAATGCAGTAGGAATTGACAGAGTAAGGGTAGTTGATCCCTTCAACATAAAAGAGGTTGACAAAGTGGTAAAGGAAGAAACATCCGCAGATGAGCCATCGGTAATAATTGCTCAAAGACCGTGTGCTCTGTTAAAGGGTGTCAAATATGACGGACCTAAGAAGATAAACATGGAAAAGTGCAAAAAGTGTAAGCTGTGCTTTACTATAGGCTGTCCTGCCTTGGTTAATGTTGGGGACCATATTGAAATAAACGATGCATTATGCATAGGCTGTGAGTTATGTACTAAACTGTGCAACTTCGGTGCAATAGAAAAGGCTGGTGAAAACAATGGATAA